A genome region from Scyliorhinus torazame isolate Kashiwa2021f chromosome 13, sScyTor2.1, whole genome shotgun sequence includes the following:
- the echdc3 gene encoding enoyl-CoA hydratase domain-containing protein 3, mitochondrial: MGYLYAAGRCFGKIRGLARPRAQLLQGWRTAKIVPPAHAQTRFASEAAAAKCERLTVRKQKDGIRTIILNNPKKRNALSLTMLESLRSDLLHEAESNDLRVIVISAEGPVFSSGHDLKELTSAKGWDHHAEVFAVCTEVMTLLQDIPVPVIAKVNGLATAAGCQLVASCDVAVVSDKSKFATPGVNVGVFCSTPAVAVGRSLPRKVTLEMLFTGEPISAHDALLHGLVSRVVPEDKLDEVTMKIAGKICETSRSVVALGKATFYKQMALNRNEAYQIAAQVMVDNLTLKDGQEGILSFIQKRKPVWTHSAEKADE; the protein is encoded by the exons ATGGGATATTTGTACGCTGCTGGAAGATGTTTCGGGAAAATCAGAGGCTTGGCAAGACCCAGAGCTCAGCTTTTGCAGGGGTGGCGCACGGCGAAAATCGTACCTCCTGCTCACGCCCAAACCCGCTTTGCCAGTGAGGCGGCTGCGGCCAAATGTGAGCGACTGACTGTTAGAAAGCAGAAGGACGGGATCAG GACCATCATTCTGAATAACCCAAAGAAGCGGAATGCTCTATCACTGACCATGTTAGAATCTCTGCGCAGTGACCTCCTCCATGAAGCAGAGAGCAATGACCTCCGAGTTATCGTGATTTCAG CTGAAGGGCCGGTATTTTCATCTGGACATGATCTCAAGGAACTGACGTCTGCCAAAGGATGGGATCACCATGCCGAGGTCTTCGCAGTCTGCACTGAA GTCATGACCCTGCTTCAGGATATTCCGGTGCCAGTCATTGCTAAGGTTAACGGTTTGGCCACAGCTGCTGGCTGTCAGCTGGTTGCCAGTTGCGATGTTGCCGTGGTGTCGGACAAGTCAAAGTTTGCCACTCCAGGAGTCAACGTGGGAGTCTTCTGTTCCACACCAGCTGTCGCAGTGGGGCGATCTCTTCCTAGAAAG GTCACTTTAGAAATGCTGTTCACGGGAGAGCCTATTTCCGCGCACGATGCGCTGCTGCATGGGCTGGTCAGCAGAGTGGTGCCCGAGGACAAGCTGGACGAGGTGACCATGAAAATTGCCGGCAAGATATGCGAAACCAGCAGGTCCGTCGTGGCACTGGGAAAAGCCACGTTTTACAAGCAGATGGCCCTGAACCGAAATGAGGCCTACCAAATCGCCGCCCAGGTCATGGTGGACAACCTAACACTGAAGGACGGCCAGGAAggaatcctctcctttatccaaaaGAGGAAACCTGTTTGGACACATTCCGCAGAGAAGGCAGACGAATAA